From a region of the Cucumis sativus cultivar 9930 chromosome 6, Cucumber_9930_V3, whole genome shotgun sequence genome:
- the LOC105435822 gene encoding pentatricopeptide repeat-containing protein At5g19020, mitochondrial: MVVSSIPKFFPRPIAIPLSFPPPLYLKWVSTFSTIESSPRPLQNLSSFLNGRPSSSSLDCELSVVSALKYCASSSAISSGQQIHAIVLKYGFNSNTFILNSLINMYVKCGLLSSARLLFDSCSVLDSVSCNIMMSGYVKLRQLENARQLFAKMPERGCVSYTTMILGLAQNDCWGEAIEVFKDMRSAGVAPNEVTMASVMSACSHIGGIWNCRMLHALVIKLHFFGLVLISTNLLHMYCVFSSLKDTKRLFNEMPVRNTVSWNVMLKGYVKSGLVDQARELFERIPERDVFSWAIMIDGFVQMKRLRKALLLYSAMRKSDLHPNEVLIVDLLSACGQSVSIEEGRQFHSLIVKNGFVCFDFIQATIISFYAACRRIDLAYLQYQMSDKSHLTSSNVMIVGFTKNGMIDQARQIFDMMPEKDVFSWSTMISGYAQNELPDVALDLFHGMIDSKVEPNEITMVSVFSAIAALGKLPEGRWAHEYVCNKVIPLNDNLSAAIIDMYAKCGSIDTALDVFRQIKDKTSTVSPWNAIICGLAMHGHANLSLEIFSNLQRRSIKLNSITFLGVLSACCHAGLVEVGERYFWSMKTQHGVEPNIKHYGCLVDLLGRVGRLREAEEIVRTMPMKADVVIWGTLLASSRTHGEVEIGERAAENLARLQPSHGPGRVLLSNLYADAGLWEDAALVRRAIQSQRMIRSPGYSGVV; the protein is encoded by the coding sequence CTCTCGTTTCCTCCTCCCCTTTATCTCAAATGGGTCTCCACCTTCTCCACAATCGAATCTTCTCCACGCCCTCTCCAGAATCTTTCCTCATTCCTCAATGGCAGACCCTCAAGCAGCTCCTTGGATTGCGAGCTCTCCGTGGTCTCAGCCTTGAAGTACTGCGCCTCCAGTTCAGCCATTTCTTCAGGGCAACAAATCCATGCCATCGTTCTCAAATATGGGTTTAATTCGAATACTTTCATCCTTAATAGCTTGATCAATATGTATGTTAAATGTGGACTTCTTTCCAGTGCCAGATTGCTGTTTGATTCGTGTTCTGTCTTGGATTCTGTTTCTTGTAACATTATGATGTCTGGGTATGTAAAACTTCGCCAATTGGAGAACGCACGCCAGTTGTTCGCCAAAATGCCTGAAAGAGGCTGCGTCTCTTACACCACTATGATTTTGGGTTTGGCACAGAATGATTGTTGGGGAGAAGCAATTGAGGTTTTTAAGGATATGAGGTCTGCAGGTGTAGCCCCAAATGAAGTGACAATGGCAAGTGTTATGTCAGCATGTTCACATATTGGTGGTATTTGGAATTGCCGGATGCTCCATGCACTGGTAAtaaagttacatttttttggTCTTGTTCTTATTTCGACAAATTTGTTGCACATGTATTGTgttttttcaagtttaaagGATACTAAGAGATTATTCAATGAGATGCCAGTGCGTAATACTGTTTCATGGAATGTGATGTTAAAAGGGTATGTAAAATCAGGTCTTGTTGATCAAGCAAGAGAGTTGTTTGAGAGGATTCCAGAAAGAGATGTATTTTCTTGGGCTATAATGATTGATGGGTTTGTGCAAATGAAACGGTTAAGGAAAGCTTTGTTATTGTATTCTGCAATGAGAAAAAGTGATTTGCATCCCAATGAAGTGTTGATCGTTGATTTGCTTTCTGCTTGTGGGCAATCAGTTTCAATTGAGGAAGGCAGGCAGTTCCATTCTTTGATAgttaaaaatggttttgtttgttttgatttcatACAAGCAACTATTATTAGTTTCTATGCAGCTTGTAGAAGGATTGATCTTGCTTATTTGCAATATCAGATGAGTGATAAGAGTCATCTCACGTCTTCAAATGTCATGATTGTGGGCTTCACAAAGAACGGAATGATTGATCAAGCAagacaaatatttgatatgaTGCCTGAAAAAGATGTTTTTTCGTGGAGCACCATGATTTCTGGTTATGCACAAAATGAGTTGCCTGATGTGGCTTTAGACCTTTTCCATGGAATGATTGATAGTAAAGTCGAGCCTAACGAGATCACCATGGTTAGTGTTTTCTCTGCGATTGCAGCTTTAGGTAAACTACCAGAAGGAAGATGGGCCCATGAGTATGTTTGCAACAAAGTCATTCCTCTTAATGATAATTTGAGTGCTGCAATCATTGACATGTATGCCAAATGTGGAAGTATCGACACTGCCTTAGATGTGTTCCGTCAGATCAAAGACAAGACCTCTACGGTCTCGCCATGGAATGCCATCATATGTGGATTGGCGATGCATGGGCATGCAAATCTATCTCTTGAAATATTTTCCAACTTGCAAAGACGGAGTATCAAGCTCAATTCGATTACATTTCTCGGGGTTCTCAGTGCTTGTTGCCATGCTGGATTAGTCGAGGTCGGGGAGAGATATTTCTGGAGCATGAAGACTCAACATGGTGTAGAACCAAACATTAAGCATTATGGATGTCTAGTGGATCTGTTAGGCAGGGTTGGGCGATTAAGGGAAGCAGAGGAAATTGTAAGAACCATGCCAATGAAGGCAGATGTTGTCATATGGGGCACATTATTGGCCTCAAGTAGAACACACGGGGAAGTCGAAATAGGTGAAAGAGCTGCAGAGAATTTGGCTAGATTGCAACCGTCTCACGGGCCAGGTCGTGTCCTCCTATCTAACTTATACGCTGATGCAGGGTTGTGGGAAGATGCAGCCTTGGTTAGAAGAGCAATACAAAGTCAAAGGATGATAAGATCGCCTGGGTACAGTGGTGTTGTATGA